A portion of the Anas platyrhynchos isolate ZD024472 breed Pekin duck chromosome 26, IASCAAS_PekinDuck_T2T, whole genome shotgun sequence genome contains these proteins:
- the LOC139999460 gene encoding feather keratin 4-like, with amino-acid sequence MACNDLYPPKTSVAVPQPIAESCNELCARQCPDSTAFIQPPPVVVTFPGPILSSFPQQAVVGSSGAPAFGGSLGLGGLYGAGATQGSGGLCTFGRPYASPACSPYLLPRYSKKLWDTCGPC; translated from the coding sequence ATGGCTTGCAACGACCTGTACCCGCCGAAAACCAGCGTCGCCGTCCCCCAGCCCATCGCTGAGAGCTGCAACGAGCTGTGCGCGCGGCAGTGCCCCGACTCGACGGCCTTCATCCAGCCGCCCCCCGTTGTCGTCACCTTccccggccccatcctcagctccttcccccagcaagCCGTGGTGGGCTCCTCCGGAGCACCCGCCtttgggggctccctggggctggggggcctcTACGGCGCGGGGGCCACCCAGGGCTCGGGGGGCCTCTGCACCTTTGGCAGGCCCTACGCTTCTCCCGCCTGCAGCCCCTACCTCTTGCCGCGCTACAGCAAGAAGCTGTGGGACACCTGTGGGCCCTGCTAA
- the LOC139999464 gene encoding feather keratin 4-like, with amino-acid sequence MACYDLCPPKTSVAVPQPIAESCNELCARQCPDSTAFIQPPPVVVTFPGPILSSFPQQAVVGSSGAPAFGGSLGLGGLYGAGATQGSGGLCTFGRPYASPACSPYLLPRYSKKLWDTCGPC; translated from the coding sequence ATGGCTTGCTACGACCTGTGCCCGCCGAAAACCAGCGTCGCTGTCCCCCAGCCCATCGCTGAGAGCTGCAACGAGCTGTGCGCGCGGCAGTGCCCCGACTCGACGGCCTTCATCCAGCCGCCCCCCGTTGTCGTCACCTTccccggccccatcctcagctccttcccccagcaagCCGTGGTGGGCTCCTCCGGAGCACCCGCCtttgggggctccctggggctggggggcctcTACGGCGCGGGGGCCACCCAGGGCTCGGGGGGCCTCTGCACCTTTGGCAGGCCCTACGCTTCTCCCGCCTGCAGCCCCTACCTCTTGCCGCGCTACAGCAAGAAGCTGTGGGACACCTGTGGGCCCTGCTAA
- the LOC139999463 gene encoding feather keratin 4-like: MACYDLCPPKTSVAVPQPIAESCNELCARQCPDSTAFIQPPPVVVTFPGPILSSFPQQAVVGSSGAPAFGGSLGLGGLYGAGATQGSGGLCTFGRPYASPACSPYLLPRYSKKLWDTCGPC; the protein is encoded by the coding sequence ATGGCTTGCTACGACCTGTGCCCGCCGAAAACCAGCGTCGCCGTCCCCCAGCCCATCGCTGAGAGCTGCAACGAGCTGTGCGCGCGGCAGTGCCCCGACTCGACGGCCTTCATCCAGCCGCCCCCCGTTGTCGTCACCTTccccggccccatcctcagctccttcccccagcaagCCGTGGTGGGCTCCTCCGGAGCACCCGCCtttgggggctccctggggctggggggcctcTACGGCGCGGGGGCCACCCAGGGCTCGGGGGGCCTCTGCACCTTTGGCAGGCCCTACGCTTCTCCCGCCTGCAGCCCCTACCTCTTGCCGCGCTACAGCAAGAAGCTGTGGGACACCTGTGGGCCCTGCTAA